The Henckelia pumila isolate YLH828 chromosome 2, ASM3356847v2, whole genome shotgun sequence genome includes a window with the following:
- the LOC140883889 gene encoding sufE-like protein 2, chloroplastic, producing the protein MGSTAKGFFCVNPLIIPPPAVRENPRVSRCNNPPRKRDPRILSLSCSTKVRSHNPQTTGVLEKVRRLDSEFRSLPEPLDRVKRLLHYATLLLPLDESSRIQENMVAGCTAQVWLEVKMDQKGLMRYRVDSDSEIAKGLCSCLIWVLDGAEPDEVSCVKTEDLGGMNVGLPSRKSRVNAWHNVLVSMQKRTEDLVKERDGKDQCMDEAFSSFLIVNGNCKETIAH; encoded by the coding sequence ATGGGTTCTACAGCAAAAGGTTTCTTCTGCGTGAATCCGCTGATAATTCCCCCGCCAGCCGTTCGAGAAAACCCACGAGTTTCGCGGTGTAATAACCCGCCAAGAAAACGGGACCCAAGAATTCTCTCCCTCTCGTGTTCGACGAAAGTCCGAAGCCACAACCCGCAAACCACGGGCGTGTTGGAGAAGGTGCGGAGGCTGGACTCGGAGTTCAGATCACTGCCGGAGCCCTTGGACAGAGTGAAGAGACTGCTGCACTACGCCACCCTCCTCCTGCCGCTGGACGAGTCTTCGAGGATCCAAGAAAACATGGTGGCGGGATGCACGGCGCAGGTGTGGCTGGAGGTGAAGATGGACCAGAAGGGGCTGATGAGGTACAGGGTGGACAGCGATTCCGAGATAGCGAAAGGGTTGTGTTCTTGCTTGATTTGGGTGCTGGATGGGGCGGAGCCGGACGAGGTTTCGTGCGTGAAAACCGAGGATTTGGGGGGGATGAACGTGGGGTTGCCGAGCCGTAAATCGAGAGTAAATGCTTGGCATAATGTGCTGGTGAGTATGCAGAAAAGGACTGAGGATTTGGTGAAGGAGAGGGACGGGAAAGATCAGTGTATGGATGAAGCTTTTTCTTCTTTCCTTATTGTCAACGGAAATTGCAAAGAAACTATTGCTCATTAA